One genomic window of Myxococcus guangdongensis includes the following:
- a CDS encoding lamin tail domain-containing protein, with the protein MSFRQLLAPLTALLLVVTACGDDDPPSPVCGNGVVERGETCDDGNTTNGDGCESSCQPTPKPDAGPGGGDAGPGEPDAGPGETDGGHVEPDAGPGETDGGHVEPDAGPGETDGGAGTPDAGPGETDGGSGTPDSGPGETDGGSGTPDSGPGETDGGSGTPDSGPGETDGGSGTPDSGPGETDGGSGTPDAGPGETDGGSGTPDAGPGETDGGSGTPDAGSGGTDGGSGTPDAGPGGGTVVMCPAANLPPPPTGSCTVSSGNSAKLFTGIVLAPDKVYHGGQVLVDATGVIQCVSCDCSQAAGAASATQITCPQSVVSPGLINAHDHITFQKAPFARTDEKYEHRHDWRQGNNQHTRLAAGNTAGADGIRWAELRQVIAGTTSIAGSGGAKGLLRNLDAPNTSDTGTNQEGLGAGSGAEYQTFPLGDSDGRERASGCDYARVDSPSVIPAASAYLPHIAEGIETSARNEFLCLSGQQSGGQNILSSRTALVHGIGLSASDIRMMATSSTSLVWSPRSNIGLYGDTAAIPLYKYLGVNMTLGTDWLQSGSMNILRELRCADDLDSDYFNDSLSDAETWALVTGNAAHAFQATNTGALVPGKVADVAIFRLNGHASSPHRAVIRAEPADVVLTMRGGKALYGETAVVSALSGAGCDTLDVCGVERSVCLQTEISMSLSTLQSRNSGAYPLFACGVPTDEPTCEPSRTSTNARWPASVSGSTVYSGGLSGADVDGDGIPDEVDNCPGVFNPVRPMDQGVQPDIDGDGVGDACDVCPFAPGTTECARPNPNDTDGDGVPNAVDNCPNTPNPDQADSDGDGKGDACDLCPTPNPGDAACSLSIYTVKQPGPGGTSPWVGMRVALSNVTVTGVGSTGFFVQVNPLDQGYQGPDYSGAFVFTRTAPPSAVVAGSRVNVDATVANYFGQLQLASPTVEVLTQGNTLPPPQQVTSVEVATNGSRATPLEGVLVRVSQVQVTNTAPAPGGGDTAPTGEFEVDGALRINDYLFSFPLPALGDRYFSITGVLELRNDHSKIEPRSAADLVPASTGEVSLASLAPTGVFVRSGVNGPTFPEPLTVTLTGPVTVNTVVTVASSSPAVSVVGGQVVIPAGERSAVVLLNTDSALDPDAKKATLTATLGTVSRDATVTVLAVDQPAALEQLSPELVVVTGGGTATLTVTLDVPPSVDTVVNLSVQPSSLGAVPAQVVVRADTLSAKFDLTAANVSGQGQVVASLGGESVSAQLRVTEQPTGANHVVISETAPAGPGGANDEFVELFNPTTSPVNLSGWKLQYKSATGTTYLSFTLPAGSVIQPRSFFLLTHSGYGGATAGDVSWGTVFSMSASRTGGGNLRIGGPGLGTNMNDPATVDAFAYGTGNAPEGTAFPSIPAEAGSYERKAKISSTAATMEGGGVDEAAGNGYDSDDNASDFILRTQRQPQTTANAAE; encoded by the coding sequence ATGTCTTTCCGCCAATTGCTGGCGCCGCTCACGGCGCTACTCCTGGTCGTCACCGCTTGCGGCGATGATGACCCTCCCAGTCCGGTCTGTGGCAACGGTGTCGTCGAGCGCGGCGAAACCTGTGACGACGGAAACACCACCAACGGCGACGGCTGTGAGAGCTCCTGTCAGCCGACCCCGAAGCCGGATGCCGGCCCGGGCGGAGGCGACGCTGGGCCGGGCGAGCCCGACGCGGGTCCTGGTGAGACGGACGGCGGTCATGTCGAGCCTGACGCCGGTCCGGGCGAGACGGATGGCGGTCATGTGGAGCCCGACGCGGGCCCCGGTGAGACGGATGGCGGCGCGGGGACTCCCGACGCGGGTCCGGGTGAGACGGACGGCGGCTCGGGTACGCCCGACTCCGGTCCGGGTGAGACGGACGGCGGCTCGGGTACGCCCGACTCCGGTCCCGGTGAGACGGATGGCGGCTCGGGTACGCCCGACTCCGGTCCGGGTGAGACGGACGGCGGCTCGGGCACTCCCGACTCCGGTCCGGGTGAGACGGACGGCGGCTCGGGCACTCCCGATGCGGGCCCTGGCGAGACGGACGGTGGCTCGGGGACTCCTGACGCGGGTCCTGGCGAGACGGACGGCGGCTCGGGCACTCCCGATGCGGGCTCCGGTGGGACGGACGGCGGCTCGGGTACGCCTGACGCGGGTCCTGGTGGCGGCACGGTCGTGATGTGCCCCGCGGCGAACCTGCCTCCTCCTCCGACGGGGAGCTGCACGGTGTCGTCGGGTAACTCGGCGAAGCTGTTCACCGGCATCGTGTTGGCGCCGGACAAGGTCTATCACGGGGGTCAGGTGCTCGTGGACGCCACGGGTGTCATCCAGTGCGTGAGCTGTGATTGCTCGCAGGCCGCGGGCGCGGCCTCGGCCACGCAGATCACCTGCCCGCAGTCGGTGGTGTCGCCGGGCCTCATCAACGCGCACGACCACATCACCTTCCAGAAGGCGCCCTTCGCCCGGACGGACGAGAAGTACGAGCACCGTCACGACTGGCGCCAGGGCAACAACCAGCACACGCGTCTGGCCGCGGGCAACACGGCGGGCGCGGACGGCATCCGCTGGGCGGAGCTGCGCCAGGTCATCGCGGGCACCACGTCCATCGCCGGCTCCGGCGGCGCGAAGGGCCTCTTGCGCAACCTGGACGCGCCGAACACGTCCGACACGGGCACCAACCAGGAAGGCCTGGGCGCGGGCTCGGGCGCGGAGTACCAGACGTTCCCCCTGGGTGACTCGGATGGTCGCGAGCGCGCGAGCGGTTGTGATTACGCGCGCGTCGACTCGCCGTCGGTCATCCCGGCCGCCTCGGCCTACCTGCCGCACATCGCCGAGGGTATCGAGACGAGCGCTCGCAACGAGTTCCTCTGTCTCTCCGGTCAGCAGTCCGGTGGCCAGAACATCCTCAGCTCCCGCACCGCGCTGGTCCACGGCATCGGCCTGAGCGCCAGCGACATCCGGATGATGGCCACGTCGAGCACCAGCCTGGTCTGGTCGCCGCGCTCCAACATCGGCCTGTACGGCGACACCGCGGCCATCCCGCTCTACAAGTACCTGGGCGTCAACATGACGCTGGGCACCGACTGGCTGCAGTCCGGCTCCATGAACATCCTGCGCGAGCTGCGCTGCGCGGACGACCTGGACAGCGATTACTTCAATGACTCGCTCAGCGACGCGGAGACGTGGGCGCTGGTGACGGGCAACGCGGCGCACGCCTTCCAGGCGACGAACACCGGCGCGCTGGTGCCGGGCAAGGTGGCGGACGTGGCCATCTTCCGGCTCAACGGCCACGCGTCCTCTCCGCACCGCGCCGTCATCCGGGCGGAGCCCGCGGACGTGGTGCTGACGATGCGCGGCGGTAAGGCGCTCTACGGAGAGACGGCCGTCGTCTCCGCCCTGAGCGGCGCGGGCTGCGACACGCTGGACGTCTGCGGCGTCGAGCGCTCCGTGTGCCTCCAGACCGAAATCAGCATGTCGCTGTCCACGCTCCAGTCGCGCAACTCCGGCGCCTACCCGCTGTTCGCGTGCGGCGTGCCAACGGACGAGCCGACGTGCGAGCCGTCCCGCACCTCCACCAACGCGCGCTGGCCGGCCTCCGTGTCGGGCTCCACCGTGTACTCCGGTGGCCTGTCGGGCGCGGACGTCGACGGCGACGGCATCCCCGACGAGGTGGACAACTGCCCGGGCGTGTTCAACCCGGTGCGCCCGATGGACCAGGGCGTGCAGCCCGACATCGACGGCGACGGCGTGGGTGACGCGTGCGACGTGTGCCCGTTCGCGCCCGGCACCACCGAGTGCGCCCGCCCCAACCCGAACGACACCGACGGCGACGGCGTCCCGAACGCCGTGGACAACTGCCCCAACACGCCCAACCCGGACCAGGCGGACTCGGATGGCGACGGCAAGGGCGACGCGTGCGACCTCTGCCCGACGCCCAACCCGGGTGACGCGGCCTGCTCGCTGTCCATCTACACGGTGAAGCAGCCGGGGCCGGGTGGAACGTCTCCGTGGGTGGGCATGCGCGTGGCGCTCTCCAACGTCACCGTGACGGGCGTGGGCTCCACGGGCTTCTTCGTGCAGGTCAACCCGCTGGACCAGGGCTACCAGGGTCCGGACTACTCCGGTGCCTTCGTCTTCACCCGCACGGCGCCGCCGAGCGCGGTGGTGGCCGGCTCGCGCGTGAATGTCGACGCGACGGTGGCCAACTACTTCGGCCAGCTGCAGCTGGCCTCGCCCACGGTGGAGGTCCTCACCCAGGGCAACACGCTGCCGCCTCCGCAGCAGGTGACGTCCGTCGAGGTGGCCACGAACGGCTCGCGCGCCACGCCGCTGGAGGGTGTGCTGGTGCGCGTGTCGCAGGTGCAGGTGACCAACACCGCGCCCGCCCCGGGCGGCGGCGACACCGCGCCCACCGGTGAGTTCGAGGTGGACGGCGCGCTGCGCATCAACGACTACCTGTTCTCGTTCCCGCTGCCGGCGCTGGGAGATCGCTACTTCTCCATCACCGGCGTGCTGGAGCTGCGCAACGACCACTCGAAGATCGAGCCGCGCTCCGCCGCGGACCTCGTGCCCGCGAGCACGGGCGAGGTGTCGCTGGCCTCGCTGGCGCCCACGGGCGTCTTCGTGCGCTCGGGTGTCAACGGCCCGACGTTCCCGGAGCCGCTGACGGTGACGCTCACCGGGCCGGTGACGGTGAACACGGTGGTGACGGTGGCGTCGTCCAGCCCCGCCGTCTCCGTGGTGGGTGGCCAGGTCGTGATTCCCGCGGGCGAGCGCTCCGCGGTGGTCCTCCTGAACACCGACTCGGCGTTGGACCCGGACGCGAAGAAGGCCACCCTCACGGCCACGCTGGGCACGGTGTCCCGCGATGCCACGGTGACGGTGCTGGCGGTGGACCAGCCGGCGGCGCTCGAGCAGCTGTCTCCCGAGCTCGTCGTGGTGACCGGCGGCGGGACGGCGACGCTCACGGTGACGCTGGATGTGCCTCCGTCGGTGGACACGGTGGTGAACCTGTCGGTGCAGCCGTCCAGCCTGGGCGCGGTGCCGGCCCAGGTGGTGGTGCGCGCCGACACGCTGTCCGCGAAGTTCGACCTCACGGCGGCCAACGTCAGCGGCCAGGGCCAGGTGGTGGCGAGCCTGGGCGGTGAGTCCGTGTCCGCGCAGCTGCGCGTCACGGAGCAGCCCACGGGCGCCAACCACGTGGTCATCAGCGAGACGGCCCCGGCGGGCCCGGGCGGCGCGAACGACGAGTTCGTCGAGCTGTTCAACCCGACGACCAGCCCGGTGAACCTGTCCGGCTGGAAGCTCCAGTACAAGAGCGCGACGGGGACCACGTACCTGTCCTTCACGCTGCCCGCAGGCTCGGTCATCCAGCCCCGGAGCTTCTTCCTGCTGACGCACTCCGGCTACGGCGGGGCGACGGCGGGTGACGTGAGCTGGGGGACCGTGTTCTCCATGTCCGCCAGCCGCACCGGCGGCGGCAACCTGCGCATCGGCGGACCGGGACTGGGCACCAACATGAACGACCCGGCCACGGTGGATGCCTTCGCCTACGGCACCGGCAATGCGCCCGAGGGCACCGCCTTCCCGAGCATCCCCGCGGAGGCCGGCTCCTACGAGCGCAAGGCGAAGATCTCCTCGACGGCGGCCACCATGGAGGGTGGTGGCGTGGACGAGGCGGCGGGCAACGGGTATGACTCGGACGACAACGCGTCCGACTTCATCCTCCGCACCCAGCGCCAGCCCCAGACCACCGCCAACGCCGCGGAGTAG